A genomic segment from Prosthecodimorpha staleyi encodes:
- a CDS encoding thioredoxin family protein: MKEVKVLGPGCARCKATEEMVRVQAAKLGIQVKVEKVTDYAAIAGFGVASTPGIVVDGTVVHAGGLPKPEDVAKWLAA; this comes from the coding sequence ATGAAAGAGGTCAAGGTGCTCGGCCCAGGCTGCGCGCGCTGCAAGGCGACCGAGGAAATGGTTCGGGTTCAGGCCGCCAAGCTCGGCATTCAGGTGAAGGTCGAGAAGGTGACCGACTACGCGGCCATCGCAGGGTTCGGTGTCGCCTCGACGCCGGGCATCGTGGTGGACGGCACGGTCGTACATGCTGGCGGCCTGCCGAAGCCGGAAGACGTCGCGAAGTGGCTGGCAGCGTGA
- the phnD gene encoding phosphate/phosphite/phosphonate ABC transporter substrate-binding protein, with translation MNTLPRTILGLAFSLTMSVSAFALDARYTDADGDLLADIPTAAADLVDPPVLVFAYTPVEDPAVYAKVWEGFLEHMATVTGKRVQFFPVQSNAAQIEAMRAGRLHVAAFNTGSNPLAVNCAGFRPFAMMASKTGDFGYKMEFITYPGSGIEKIEDIKGKKMAFTSETSNSGFKAPSALMRDQFKMEAKRDFEPVFSGKHDNSILGVANKDYMAAAVASSVRDRMTARGVVKADQLKVIYASQAFPTSGYGTAHNLKPELQAKIQEAFFSFKWEGSELLKEFEKSEPPQEKFIRISYKETWEVVRQIDQAMDIKYTCK, from the coding sequence ATGAACACGCTCCCCAGAACGATTCTCGGACTTGCATTTTCCCTGACCATGTCGGTCAGCGCCTTTGCGCTCGATGCCCGTTACACGGATGCCGACGGCGACCTCCTGGCCGACATTCCGACCGCTGCCGCCGATCTGGTCGATCCGCCGGTTCTGGTGTTCGCCTACACGCCGGTCGAAGATCCCGCAGTCTACGCAAAGGTCTGGGAAGGCTTCCTGGAGCATATGGCGACAGTCACCGGCAAACGTGTGCAGTTCTTCCCTGTGCAGTCCAATGCGGCGCAGATAGAAGCCATGCGAGCCGGTCGTCTGCATGTCGCGGCTTTCAACACGGGCTCCAATCCGCTTGCCGTGAATTGCGCCGGCTTTCGGCCCTTCGCGATGATGGCATCGAAGACAGGCGATTTCGGCTACAAAATGGAGTTCATCACCTATCCTGGCTCCGGAATCGAGAAGATCGAAGACATCAAGGGTAAGAAGATGGCCTTCACCTCCGAGACATCGAACTCGGGATTCAAGGCGCCGTCCGCTCTGATGCGCGATCAATTCAAAATGGAAGCGAAGCGTGATTTTGAGCCGGTCTTCTCCGGCAAGCACGATAACTCGATCCTGGGCGTCGCCAACAAGGACTACATGGCCGCCGCCGTCGCTTCTTCCGTTAGGGACCGGATGACTGCGCGGGGCGTCGTCAAGGCTGATCAGCTCAAGGTGATCTACGCATCCCAGGCCTTCCCGACCTCCGGCTACGGCACCGCTCACAACCTCAAGCCCGAGCTGCAAGCGAAGATCCAGGAAGCGTTTTTTAGTTTTAAGTGGGAGGGATCCGAGCTTCTGAAGGAGTTCGAAAAGTCAGAGCCCCCGCAAGAGAAATTTATCCGGATCTCCTACAAGGAAACATGGGAGGTCGTTCGCCAGATCGATCAGGCCATGGACATAAAGTATACCTGTAAGTAA
- the phnC gene encoding phosphonate ABC transporter ATP-binding protein: protein MLTIHNLEKRYKTGDRALKGVSLTLAPGDIVGLIGPSGAGKSTLIRCVNRLVDPTSGTIKLFDLDLTNLSGGDLRKARRRIGMIFQEYALVERLTVMENVLSGRLGYVGFWQSWLRRFPEADVARAFALLGRVGLTEFVDKRADALSGGQRQRVGIARALAQEPELLLVDEPTASLDPKTSRQVMRLILELCAERKLAAIVNIHDVVLAQMFLPRIVGLRAGEVVYDGPAAGLNAEVLTRIYGEEDWAKTSTNEEANDTVAPIPIASTLERRNAAMAGP from the coding sequence GTGCTGACCATCCACAATCTGGAAAAGCGCTACAAGACCGGTGATCGGGCCCTCAAAGGCGTCTCGCTCACTCTGGCTCCCGGTGACATCGTCGGCCTGATCGGGCCATCCGGCGCGGGTAAGTCGACGTTGATCCGCTGCGTGAACCGGCTTGTCGATCCCACGTCGGGCACCATCAAGCTGTTCGATCTCGACCTCACAAACCTGAGCGGTGGCGACCTGCGCAAGGCGCGCCGCCGCATCGGTATGATCTTCCAGGAATATGCGCTGGTCGAGCGCCTCACTGTCATGGAAAACGTGCTCTCCGGCCGTCTCGGCTATGTGGGATTCTGGCAGAGCTGGCTGCGCCGGTTCCCTGAGGCCGACGTGGCGCGCGCCTTCGCACTGCTCGGCCGCGTTGGGCTGACCGAATTTGTCGACAAACGGGCGGACGCCCTGTCCGGCGGGCAACGCCAGCGCGTTGGCATCGCCCGAGCACTCGCGCAGGAACCCGAACTGCTGCTGGTCGACGAACCGACCGCCAGCCTCGACCCGAAAACGTCCCGCCAGGTGATGCGCCTGATCCTGGAGCTTTGTGCCGAGCGCAAGTTGGCAGCGATCGTCAACATCCACGATGTCGTGCTGGCCCAGATGTTCCTGCCGCGGATCGTCGGCCTGCGGGCCGGCGAAGTCGTCTACGACGGCCCGGCCGCCGGGCTGAATGCTGAAGTACTGACGCGCATCTACGGCGAAGAGGACTGGGCCAAGACGTCGACGAACGAGGAGGCGAACGACACCGTGGCCCCGATCCCGATCGCCTCCACTCTCGAACGGCGCAACGCAGCCATGGCGGGCCCGTGA